A genomic segment from Polyangium mundeleinium encodes:
- a CDS encoding response regulator has translation MARVLIIDDDPTFGQRAVRCLEKAGMRARFHEGPFGSLHAVRETGCEIVLVDVDMPRLDGGLLVKMIRDAFGLGQTRIMLVGDRSDPELADLAVSVGAHGYASKGLTDAELAGRVAGLAQRRTSRRPTPAMG, from the coding sequence ATGGCCCGCGTTTTGATCATCGACGACGACCCGACCTTCGGCCAGCGTGCCGTGCGTTGCCTGGAAAAGGCCGGCATGCGGGCGCGTTTCCACGAAGGTCCCTTCGGCAGCCTGCACGCGGTCCGCGAGACGGGCTGCGAGATCGTGCTCGTCGACGTGGACATGCCGCGCCTCGACGGCGGTCTGCTCGTGAAGATGATCCGGGACGCGTTCGGGCTCGGACAAACCCGGATCATGCTGGTCGGCGACAGGTCGGACCCGGAGCTCGCCGATCTCGCGGTGAGCGTAGGAGCCCACGGGTACGCGTCGAAGGGCTTGACGGACGCAGAGCTCGCCGGGCGTGTCGCCGGTCTCGCCCAGCGAAGGACGTCGCGGCGGCCGACGCCGGCGATGGGCTGA
- the aspS gene encoding aspartate--tRNA ligase, producing the protein MSEFLVDKKRTHSCNALRTSDVGKDVVLMGWVAHRRDHGGRVFIDLRDREGLTQVVFGPEIGKEAHELASELRSEYCIGIAGKVVTRVSSGGQPNPKLPTGEVEVNAEKLHIFSRSETPPFLIEDDIDTREEIRLKHRYLDLRRPALQRNFLVRSKLYRAARDYFHGEGFTELETPFMVKYTPGGARNFLVPSRLNPGNFYALAESPQIFKQLFMVAGFERYFQIVRCFRDEDLRLDRQPEFTQVDVEMSFITEEDIYTTMEGLIARAWKDVLDVDLPRPFRRMSYREAMLKYGSDKPDLRFGLELADLTEILGPLEGGGVPLFKTALEQKGIIKALRIPAKEAASLSRTEADKLEEFVKGFGARGLARARVGEGGEWTQSPLSKTVTPEARAAVNAALGAGTGDLLFFQFGSFKLVNAVLGGLRLHLGHKLGLVPEGQWHFLWVTDFPMFEQAESGQWVAAHHPFTSPKPEHVQYLGTDNGRVEARAYDLVLNGNEIAGGSIRIHQREVQAKVFAALGLSEDDFRAKFGFLLDAFKYGPPPHGGIAFGLDRLTMLLCNAGSLRDVIAFPKTQKGTDLMTDAPTGVAPEQLDELGVQVKKV; encoded by the coding sequence ATGTCGGAATTTTTGGTGGACAAGAAGCGCACGCACTCGTGCAACGCGCTGCGCACGAGCGACGTCGGCAAGGACGTTGTGCTGATGGGCTGGGTGGCGCATCGCCGGGACCACGGCGGCCGGGTGTTCATCGATCTGCGGGATCGCGAGGGCCTGACGCAGGTGGTCTTCGGCCCGGAGATCGGGAAGGAAGCGCACGAGCTCGCGAGCGAGCTGCGCTCGGAGTACTGCATCGGCATCGCGGGCAAGGTAGTGACGCGCGTCTCGTCGGGTGGGCAGCCCAATCCGAAGCTCCCGACCGGCGAGGTCGAGGTGAATGCCGAGAAGCTCCACATCTTCTCGCGCTCGGAGACGCCGCCCTTCCTGATCGAAGACGACATCGACACGCGCGAAGAAATCCGGCTGAAGCACCGCTACCTGGATCTGCGCAGGCCCGCGCTGCAGCGAAACTTCCTGGTGCGCTCGAAGCTCTACCGCGCCGCGCGTGATTACTTCCACGGCGAGGGCTTCACCGAGCTCGAGACGCCTTTCATGGTGAAGTACACCCCCGGCGGCGCGCGGAACTTCCTCGTCCCCTCGCGCCTGAATCCGGGCAACTTCTATGCGCTCGCCGAGTCGCCGCAGATCTTCAAGCAGCTCTTCATGGTCGCGGGCTTCGAGCGGTATTTCCAGATCGTGCGTTGCTTCCGCGACGAGGACCTCCGGCTCGATCGTCAGCCCGAGTTCACGCAGGTCGACGTGGAGATGTCCTTCATCACGGAGGAGGACATTTACACGACGATGGAGGGCCTCATCGCGCGCGCCTGGAAGGACGTGCTCGACGTGGACCTCCCGCGCCCGTTCCGGCGGATGAGCTACCGCGAGGCGATGCTCAAATACGGCTCCGACAAGCCCGACCTGCGCTTCGGGCTCGAGCTCGCCGATCTGACGGAGATCCTCGGCCCGCTCGAAGGCGGCGGCGTGCCGCTCTTCAAGACCGCGCTCGAGCAGAAGGGAATCATCAAGGCGCTGCGGATCCCCGCGAAGGAGGCCGCGTCGCTTTCGCGCACGGAGGCCGACAAGCTGGAGGAGTTCGTGAAGGGATTCGGCGCGCGGGGCCTCGCGCGCGCCCGCGTCGGCGAGGGCGGCGAGTGGACGCAGTCGCCGCTCAGCAAGACGGTGACGCCCGAAGCGCGGGCCGCGGTGAACGCAGCGCTCGGCGCCGGGACCGGAGACCTCCTGTTCTTCCAGTTCGGCTCGTTCAAGCTGGTGAACGCAGTGCTCGGCGGCCTGCGCCTGCACCTCGGCCACAAGCTCGGGCTCGTCCCCGAGGGGCAATGGCATTTCCTCTGGGTCACCGATTTTCCGATGTTCGAGCAAGCCGAGAGCGGGCAATGGGTCGCCGCGCATCACCCGTTCACGTCGCCGAAGCCGGAGCACGTGCAATACCTCGGCACGGACAACGGCCGGGTGGAGGCGCGCGCCTACGACCTCGTCCTCAACGGCAACGAAATCGCGGGCGGCTCGATCCGTATCCACCAGCGCGAGGTGCAAGCCAAGGTCTTCGCCGCGCTCGGCCTCTCCGAGGACGATTTCCGCGCGAAGTTCGGCTTCCTCCTCGACGCATTCAAGTACGGCCCGCCCCCGCACGGCGGCATCGCCTTCGGCCTCGATCGCCTGACGATGCTGCTCTGCAATGCAGGCAGCCTGCGCGACGTCATCGCCTTCCCGAAGACGCAAAAGGGAACGGACCTGATGACGGACGCGCCGACCGGCGTCGCGCCCGAGCAGCTCGACGAGCTCGGCGTGCAGGTCAAGAAGGTCTGA
- a CDS encoding sigma factor-like helix-turn-helix DNA-binding protein has translation MIDTAPCVAIVVPRGRARRSLTRRSAALRREPAPVLVAHEIEGRSMLEIARALGIRLKTAYARLQLARNRLALCALF, from the coding sequence ATGATTGACACGGCACCGTGTGTTGCAATCGTCGTGCCCCGAGGACGGGCGCGACGTAGCTTGACGCGACGATCAGCCGCTCTACGTCGTGAGCCCGCCCCTGTGCTGGTGGCTCACGAGATCGAGGGGCGATCGATGCTGGAGATTGCCCGAGCGCTCGGCATCCGCCTGAAAACCGCCTACGCCCGCCTGCAACTGGCCCGCAACCGCCTCGCGCTCTGCGCCCTCTTCTGA
- a CDS encoding universal stress protein: MSIICGTTLAPENDQANQAAAALALLLGDQLHLVHVVDELGAELALAEEYDSLYEPAGRHLRGEADDLRQLGIQIEPELAAGAWHAELPRIAMHHRARLIVLSPHPGVVRKRPSPWAAVRIARAAPIPVMLVHRADGLLRWAREHSPLRVLIALGCCPGSLAALRWIAELRSGGPCEAWLAYVSRLGGVSDASAETPAHPYRGLPPSRCEPPLDEVETFRDELRRLGVSVTKTSVQDASVLEDLAQREAIDLVVVPRDLPRGHLWPRWLWHSLFRAAVPGVVCVPPDYAAACVRRAGLLSNLVRHPPPG; the protein is encoded by the coding sequence GTGTCAATCATTTGCGGTACCACGCTGGCGCCCGAGAATGATCAGGCAAACCAGGCTGCCGCAGCACTCGCGTTGTTGCTCGGCGACCAGTTGCACCTCGTCCACGTCGTCGATGAGCTCGGCGCCGAGCTCGCCCTCGCCGAAGAATACGACTCCCTCTACGAGCCGGCCGGCAGGCATCTGCGCGGCGAGGCGGATGACCTGCGGCAGCTCGGCATCCAGATCGAGCCCGAGCTCGCCGCGGGGGCATGGCATGCGGAGCTGCCCAGGATTGCCATGCATCATCGCGCGCGCTTGATCGTGCTTTCGCCCCATCCGGGGGTCGTACGCAAGCGCCCTTCCCCCTGGGCCGCCGTGAGGATCGCCCGCGCCGCGCCCATTCCGGTCATGCTCGTCCACCGTGCGGATGGACTGCTCCGCTGGGCCCGAGAACATTCCCCGCTGCGCGTCCTCATCGCGCTGGGGTGCTGCCCGGGCTCGCTGGCCGCCCTGCGTTGGATCGCCGAACTCCGATCCGGCGGCCCCTGCGAAGCATGGTTGGCGTATGTCTCGCGTCTGGGAGGCGTTTCGGACGCCAGCGCGGAGACACCGGCGCACCCTTATCGTGGCCTGCCTCCGTCCCGCTGCGAGCCTCCCCTCGATGAGGTCGAGACTTTCCGGGACGAACTCCGCCGGCTGGGGGTAAGCGTCACAAAGACCAGCGTTCAGGACGCGAGCGTGCTCGAAGACCTCGCGCAGCGAGAGGCCATCGATCTCGTCGTGGTCCCCCGGGACCTGCCGCGAGGCCACTTGTGGCCGAGGTGGCTGTGGCACAGCCTGTTTCGAGCCGCTGTGCCCGGCGTCGTCTGCGTGCCGCCCGATTACGCAGCCGCGTGCGTACGACGGGCAGGGCTGCTGAGCAACCTCGTCCGCCATCCTCCGCCGGGTTGA
- the mbhE gene encoding hydrogen gas-evolving membrane-bound hydrogenase subunit E, with protein sequence MATLFLSPRWAGRIALFPPALVLALSIPRWPAAATGETNIVTIPWFPSAGMTANLRLDHLGAFFVLLIAGVGLGIVQYSRAYLGKKATPRFWAALLAFTGAMLGLVLSDSLLLLFVFWELTTLASFLLIGMDGQLPEARAGAIRAFMVTGAGGLSLLAGTLMLGQIAGTYDLSSMPARAERILASPKRDVALLLMLGGAFAKSAQVPFHFWLPGAMAAPAPVSAYLHSATMVKAGIFLIGRLSPIFGASPAFQPLLLTVGLTTFLVGGWDAVRAWDLKKLLAHSTVANLGVLTAFYGVYPPAEIHGAIVRGELLSVTNHALYKSALFLLVGWMEKVSGTRDLSILKEERWFQREPVAGVLIGIGAITMGGFPFLLGFMSKEVFLEALLHARFPGVVAAVAAAVVGGAMAVVYALKLCVSTFWGPKLPPDSRGYPRAALSRWLLVVPAVFLLPHVIGGIAPGWFIGSVLEPGTHWPAWIAVWHHIDRIFLLSVSTLALGVGGYLLWRRYAEVPSQPETQIAFDRIAFTVLGASSWFSRAAQAGGHPRYLVVMLVFAAAAAAAAMRGGSPPPLPGSEAWSADLAAASLPAAIVAAGAVLAVLMQDRVSKVVLMAAAGYGLAVFYVLFRAPDLVLTQILVETISLLLLLLVFQRLPRLGADERSRGQRAVHGLFAAALGLGIAILAWASGIHPAARPAGAEQLALSLPEAKGRNVVNVILVDFRGADTLGEITVLAIAAIGVVALRVGRTRKEGA encoded by the coding sequence ATGGCCACACTCTTCCTCTCGCCCCGCTGGGCGGGACGGATCGCCCTTTTTCCCCCGGCGCTCGTGCTCGCGCTCTCCATTCCGCGCTGGCCGGCGGCCGCTACAGGGGAGACGAACATCGTCACGATCCCCTGGTTCCCATCCGCGGGAATGACGGCGAATCTCCGCCTGGATCACCTCGGCGCGTTTTTCGTCCTGCTCATCGCGGGCGTGGGCCTCGGCATCGTCCAGTATAGCCGCGCCTATCTCGGGAAAAAGGCCACGCCGCGGTTCTGGGCCGCGTTGCTCGCATTCACGGGCGCCATGCTCGGGCTCGTCCTTTCGGATTCGCTGCTCTTGCTCTTCGTGTTCTGGGAACTCACCACCCTCGCATCCTTCCTCCTCATCGGAATGGACGGCCAGCTCCCGGAGGCGAGAGCGGGGGCCATTCGCGCGTTCATGGTGACGGGCGCAGGGGGGCTCTCCCTGCTCGCAGGTACGCTCATGCTCGGGCAGATCGCCGGGACCTACGACCTCTCCAGCATGCCCGCGCGCGCAGAGCGTATCCTGGCGAGCCCCAAGCGGGATGTCGCCCTCTTGCTCATGCTCGGCGGCGCCTTCGCCAAATCGGCTCAGGTCCCGTTCCATTTCTGGCTCCCGGGCGCGATGGCCGCGCCCGCGCCGGTGAGCGCCTATCTCCACTCCGCTACCATGGTGAAGGCGGGCATCTTCTTGATCGGCCGGCTATCGCCGATCTTCGGCGCGTCGCCCGCGTTCCAGCCCCTCCTGCTCACCGTGGGGCTCACGACGTTTCTCGTCGGCGGATGGGACGCCGTGCGCGCGTGGGATCTGAAGAAGCTCCTCGCCCACAGCACCGTCGCGAACCTGGGCGTCCTCACGGCGTTTTATGGCGTATACCCTCCCGCCGAGATCCACGGAGCGATCGTGCGCGGGGAGTTGCTCTCCGTCACGAACCACGCGCTTTACAAATCGGCGCTGTTCCTCCTCGTCGGGTGGATGGAGAAGGTCTCGGGGACGCGTGATCTCTCGATCCTGAAAGAGGAGCGCTGGTTTCAGCGCGAGCCGGTCGCCGGTGTGCTCATCGGGATCGGCGCCATCACGATGGGGGGCTTCCCGTTTCTGCTCGGCTTCATGAGCAAGGAGGTGTTCCTCGAAGCGCTCCTCCACGCCCGATTCCCTGGCGTCGTCGCCGCTGTCGCTGCGGCCGTCGTGGGGGGCGCGATGGCGGTCGTCTATGCGCTCAAGCTCTGCGTGAGCACGTTCTGGGGGCCGAAGCTGCCGCCCGATTCGCGCGGCTATCCGAGGGCAGCGCTCTCACGATGGCTGCTCGTCGTGCCAGCGGTTTTCCTCTTGCCCCATGTGATTGGGGGCATCGCCCCGGGGTGGTTCATCGGCTCCGTGCTCGAGCCGGGGACCCATTGGCCCGCGTGGATCGCCGTGTGGCACCACATCGATCGCATCTTCCTGCTCAGCGTCTCTACCCTCGCGCTCGGAGTCGGGGGGTATCTCTTGTGGAGACGATATGCGGAAGTGCCGTCCCAACCGGAGACGCAAATCGCCTTCGATCGCATCGCCTTCACCGTTCTGGGCGCATCGAGCTGGTTCAGTCGCGCGGCGCAGGCGGGCGGGCATCCGCGGTATCTGGTCGTCATGCTCGTGTTCGCCGCCGCGGCCGCGGCGGCCGCCATGCGCGGAGGCTCGCCCCCGCCGCTCCCCGGCTCAGAGGCCTGGTCCGCCGACCTCGCCGCCGCGTCGCTGCCCGCCGCGATCGTCGCCGCGGGCGCCGTCCTCGCGGTGCTCATGCAGGACCGCGTCTCCAAGGTCGTCCTGATGGCCGCGGCTGGATATGGGTTGGCGGTCTTTTACGTCCTCTTCCGGGCGCCGGACCTCGTGCTCACGCAGATCCTGGTCGAGACGATCTCGCTGCTGCTCCTCCTGCTCGTCTTTCAGCGGCTCCCGCGCCTGGGCGCCGACGAGCGATCGCGCGGGCAGCGAGCCGTGCACGGGCTCTTCGCGGCTGCGCTCGGGCTCGGAATAGCGATCCTCGCCTGGGCTTCGGGCATCCATCCGGCCGCTCGTCCAGCAGGCGCGGAGCAACTCGCGCTTTCGTTGCCCGAGGCGAAGGGGCGCAACGTGGTGAATGTCATTCTGGTCGATTTCCGAGGCGCCGATACGCTCGGGGAGATCACCGTGCTCGCCATTGCTGCGATCGGGGTCGTGGCCCTCCGTGTGGGACGCACCCGAAAGGAGGGGGCATGA
- a CDS encoding MnhB domain-containing protein: protein MNSFLLRQVARGVLPVAVLFAVYLLLRGHDAPGGGFVAGLVISAAVVLHALANVALSERAWRPSVLSSAWLGLLVAAGTGLVAVAAGDPFLTHSHFVVGSRPAAIHLSTTLLFDVGVFLVVVGSTITTLAAFAGGENPR, encoded by the coding sequence ATGAATTCGTTTCTCCTGCGCCAGGTCGCGAGGGGTGTGCTCCCGGTGGCCGTCCTCTTCGCCGTCTACTTGCTCCTCCGCGGCCACGATGCGCCCGGCGGTGGTTTCGTCGCGGGGCTCGTCATCTCGGCCGCCGTGGTCCTCCATGCGCTCGCGAACGTGGCCCTGTCCGAGCGGGCGTGGAGGCCGAGCGTCCTCAGTTCCGCCTGGCTCGGGCTCCTCGTCGCCGCGGGGACCGGTCTCGTCGCCGTCGCCGCCGGCGACCCGTTCCTCACGCATTCCCATTTCGTCGTCGGATCCCGCCCGGCTGCGATCCACCTGTCCACGACGCTCCTCTTCGACGTCGGCGTGTTTCTGGTGGTGGTCGGCTCGACGATCACGACGCTCGCCGCGTTCGCCGGAGGGGAAAACCCGCGATGA
- a CDS encoding sodium:proton antiporter produces MIGLAAVLSGVLFACGLYLLLSRNLQRMAIGFLLLSNGINLFVLTSAGLPARAAPPLLGEGEGASRGPFADPLAQAFILTAIVIGLGMAAFLLALSTRHHDASGRDDVEGDGET; encoded by the coding sequence ATGATCGGCCTCGCCGCGGTCCTTTCCGGCGTCCTCTTCGCGTGCGGGCTCTACCTGCTCCTCTCCCGCAATCTGCAGCGCATGGCGATCGGCTTCTTGCTCCTATCGAACGGCATCAATCTGTTCGTCCTCACGTCCGCGGGGCTGCCCGCGCGCGCGGCGCCGCCGCTCCTCGGCGAGGGCGAGGGGGCGAGCCGGGGCCCGTTCGCCGATCCCCTGGCGCAGGCCTTCATCCTCACGGCCATCGTGATCGGCCTCGGGATGGCCGCGTTCCTTTTGGCCCTTTCGACGCGGCACCACGACGCCTCGGGGCGCGATGACGTCGAGGGGGACGGCGAGACATGA
- a CDS encoding proton-conducting transporter transmembrane domain-containing protein: MMDSLLVLIPVVLPLITAALLLPLTGRARLQQAAALVSGGVLLASAMLLCARTARGAILVLPLGGWSPRVGIVWVADALAAVMLLFVAIVSYTTLLYAGGSLRGERERRYFYPLHQFLLVGVGGSILTGDLFNLFVFFEVMLLASFALIALGGRARQVRMGVPYVIVNLVGSALFLAAVGAMYGAAGTVNMAELSLRAGGGGLPGVFWGATALVLVVFMVKTALFPVFAWLPDSYPEAPVTVNALFAGLLTKVGVYTLFRTIPLLGGAAPGGWQPALVAIAATTMLVGVLGALGRSTIRGVLSFHIVSQVGYMIFGLALFTPLALAAGLFHTLHNMVAKTALVFAGGVAERIGGSGKLYAMRGLARTEPWLAAGFFVAAMSLAGMPPLSGFWGKWFLVAGGLAAGAPVATGISLLVGLFTLASMLKIWNAVFWGEPEGQRYPGRGQHRGMLGATLSLAAMTLLTGLLAAPIFSHLERVATQLLDVTPYVAAVRAAERREVHAVAP, translated from the coding sequence ATGATGGATTCGCTCCTCGTCTTGATCCCGGTCGTATTGCCGCTGATCACGGCGGCGCTCCTGCTCCCGCTAACGGGCCGAGCGCGGCTCCAGCAAGCGGCCGCGCTCGTGAGCGGGGGCGTTCTGCTCGCGAGCGCGATGTTGCTCTGCGCGCGCACGGCGCGCGGCGCGATCCTGGTCCTGCCTCTCGGCGGCTGGAGCCCACGCGTCGGGATCGTGTGGGTGGCGGACGCGCTGGCCGCCGTGATGCTCCTTTTCGTGGCGATCGTCTCGTATACGACGCTGCTCTACGCGGGGGGCTCGCTGCGTGGGGAGCGCGAGCGCCGGTACTTCTATCCGCTGCACCAGTTCCTGCTGGTCGGCGTGGGAGGGTCGATCCTGACGGGCGACCTCTTCAATCTGTTCGTCTTCTTCGAGGTCATGCTGCTCGCGTCCTTTGCTCTGATCGCACTGGGAGGCCGCGCTCGGCAGGTTCGAATGGGCGTGCCCTACGTGATCGTCAACCTTGTCGGGAGCGCGCTGTTTCTCGCCGCCGTGGGCGCGATGTACGGCGCGGCCGGCACCGTCAACATGGCGGAGCTCTCCCTGCGCGCCGGAGGCGGCGGCCTGCCGGGGGTCTTCTGGGGCGCGACGGCGCTCGTGCTCGTCGTCTTCATGGTGAAGACCGCTCTCTTTCCCGTCTTCGCATGGCTGCCTGATTCCTATCCGGAGGCGCCCGTCACCGTGAATGCCCTCTTCGCCGGGCTGCTCACGAAGGTGGGTGTGTACACGCTCTTCCGCACCATCCCGCTCCTCGGGGGGGCGGCGCCCGGCGGATGGCAGCCAGCGCTCGTCGCCATCGCGGCCACGACCATGCTCGTCGGGGTCCTCGGCGCGCTCGGCCGGAGCACGATCCGTGGCGTCCTCTCGTTCCACATCGTGAGCCAGGTCGGCTACATGATCTTCGGGCTCGCCCTGTTCACGCCGCTCGCGCTGGCCGCGGGGCTGTTCCACACGCTCCACAACATGGTCGCGAAGACGGCCCTCGTCTTTGCCGGCGGAGTCGCGGAGCGCATTGGCGGATCAGGAAAACTCTACGCCATGCGGGGGCTCGCGCGAACGGAGCCATGGCTCGCGGCGGGATTCTTCGTCGCCGCGATGTCGCTCGCGGGGATGCCCCCTTTGAGCGGTTTCTGGGGGAAATGGTTCCTGGTCGCGGGCGGCCTCGCGGCCGGCGCGCCCGTCGCGACGGGGATCTCGTTGCTCGTGGGCCTGTTCACGCTCGCATCCATGTTGAAGATCTGGAATGCCGTCTTCTGGGGCGAACCGGAGGGCCAGCGATACCCGGGGCGCGGCCAGCATCGCGGCATGCTCGGGGCGACGCTTTCGCTCGCGGCGATGACCCTTTTGACGGGACTCCTCGCCGCGCCGATCTTCTCGCACCTCGAGCGCGTGGCGACGCAGCTCCTCGACGTCACGCCCTACGTCGCCGCCGTGCGCGCAGCCGAGCGTCGTGAAGTCCATGCGGTGGCCCCATGA
- a CDS encoding Na+/H+ antiporter subunit E yields the protein MSALALNLLLAVVWMFIQATFSLRSLIVGFGMGFVAIAFVQRLRGSHAYTRTAASIVRLFAFFLADLVRSNLTLARDILRPVPAFVPALVRFEVANLSPVETALLANLVSLTPGTLTVDAEDDGSAIYVHALYGGDPEGVRRRIGQLAGMIRRAGGRPMPPRDAA from the coding sequence ATGAGCGCGCTCGCGTTGAACCTGCTGCTCGCCGTGGTCTGGATGTTCATCCAGGCGACCTTCTCCCTGCGCAGCTTGATCGTCGGGTTCGGGATGGGCTTCGTCGCGATCGCATTCGTGCAGCGCCTCCGCGGGAGCCACGCGTATACGCGGACGGCCGCCTCCATCGTGCGTTTGTTCGCGTTTTTCCTCGCGGATCTCGTGCGGAGCAACCTCACGCTCGCCCGCGACATCCTCCGCCCCGTACCCGCTTTCGTGCCGGCGCTCGTTCGTTTCGAGGTCGCGAACCTGTCGCCCGTCGAGACGGCGCTGCTCGCGAACCTCGTCTCGCTGACGCCTGGGACGCTCACCGTCGATGCGGAGGACGACGGCAGCGCTATCTATGTTCATGCCCTGTATGGAGGCGACCCAGAAGGCGTCCGCCGGCGTATCGGCCAGCTCGCAGGGATGATCCGCCGCGCCGGCGGGCGCCCCATGCCGCCCCGGGACGCGGCATGA
- a CDS encoding monovalent cation/H+ antiporter complex subunit F, producing the protein MSPDVFKIAVLLPALAVLGVGVAFCFARILRGPSPFDRVLAFDCLGLNVVGALLLLSSLFDTDVFLDAALVVLLLGFLGTMSLAAYLEGTHAD; encoded by the coding sequence ATGAGCCCCGACGTTTTCAAGATCGCCGTTCTGCTCCCGGCGCTCGCGGTCCTCGGCGTGGGCGTCGCGTTTTGCTTCGCGCGCATCCTCCGCGGGCCCTCGCCGTTCGACCGTGTGCTCGCCTTTGATTGCCTCGGGCTCAACGTCGTGGGCGCGCTGTTGCTCCTCTCGAGCCTGTTCGACACCGATGTCTTCCTCGACGCGGCGCTCGTGGTGCTCCTTTTGGGCTTTCTGGGCACCATGTCCCTGGCCGCATACCTGGAGGGAACCCATGCTGATTGA
- the mnhG gene encoding monovalent cation/H(+) antiporter subunit G, with the protein MLIEAVAVVLGVCFMFLASLGVLRLGDFYARIHAPTKAATLGLVFLLAALAFEVQDKAAVTKAVLAMLFVGMTAPVGAHILARSAYRRGVRPSARVDEYAHFVAARKTRAAPRGERGAKP; encoded by the coding sequence ATGCTGATTGAGGCCGTCGCCGTCGTTCTGGGTGTCTGCTTCATGTTCCTGGCCTCGTTGGGGGTGCTTCGCTTGGGCGACTTTTATGCTCGCATCCACGCCCCCACCAAGGCCGCTACGCTGGGACTCGTTTTCCTGCTCGCCGCGCTCGCCTTCGAGGTGCAAGACAAGGCTGCCGTGACGAAGGCGGTGCTCGCGATGTTGTTCGTCGGGATGACGGCCCCGGTGGGAGCACACATCCTCGCGCGGTCCGCCTACCGGCGCGGAGTGCGTCCGTCCGCCCGTGTAGACGAGTACGCGCATTTCGTGGCTGCGAGGAAGACCAGGGCCGCTCCTCGAGGGGAGCGAGGCGCGAAGCCGTGA
- the nhaA gene encoding Na+/H+ antiporter NhaA, producing MSTTHTPGRSPLPSSPPEAWEPLLRLTRLASRPLERFLQIEAASGILLLVAAAVALVWANSPWAESYTLLWHTPLGIRVGTFTFERTLEWFVNDGLMVIFFFVVGMEIRREIHHGELSEWRRAALPAAAALGGMLAPAALYLGFAGAPATRSGWGVPMATDIAFAVGVLTLLGKRVPAALRVLLLALAVIDDLGAIVVIALFYSKGISISGFVIAAAGFGGVFAMQRFGVRAKLAYVAPAIVAWAGIYAAGVHPTIAGVIVGLVTPVRAWLGPDGFIVGIRNQLEHLAKSTPHELSSHELAGTLRHVDLARREATSPAESLITTLHPWVAFGIMPLFALANAGVAVSGGSLDPASWRVLIAAAVGLVVGKPVGVLLACWITLRLRIATLPVGLGARHLVVLGVVAGVGFTMALFVAQLAFADPSLLAAAKLGVLSASGGAALLGLGLGRSLLTPVGTAGAAQTADEAESSTEV from the coding sequence ATGTCGACCACGCACACCCCGGGGCGGAGCCCCCTTCCTTCGTCGCCTCCCGAAGCCTGGGAGCCGCTCTTGCGCCTCACGCGGCTCGCGAGTCGTCCGCTCGAGCGTTTCCTCCAGATCGAGGCCGCGAGCGGCATCTTGCTCCTCGTCGCCGCGGCCGTCGCGCTCGTCTGGGCCAACTCTCCCTGGGCGGAGAGCTACACGTTGCTCTGGCACACGCCTCTCGGAATCCGCGTCGGCACGTTCACCTTCGAGCGCACGCTCGAGTGGTTCGTCAACGACGGCCTGATGGTGATCTTCTTCTTCGTCGTGGGGATGGAGATCCGACGCGAGATCCACCACGGCGAGCTCTCCGAGTGGCGGCGCGCGGCGCTCCCCGCCGCAGCTGCGCTGGGCGGGATGCTCGCTCCGGCGGCGCTCTACCTCGGCTTCGCCGGCGCCCCTGCGACCCGGTCGGGGTGGGGCGTCCCCATGGCGACCGACATCGCCTTCGCCGTCGGTGTCCTCACGCTGCTCGGCAAACGCGTCCCGGCAGCGCTGCGCGTGCTCCTGCTCGCGCTTGCGGTCATCGACGATCTCGGAGCGATCGTCGTCATCGCGCTCTTCTACTCGAAGGGCATCTCGATCTCGGGGTTCGTGATCGCCGCGGCAGGGTTTGGCGGCGTGTTCGCGATGCAGCGCTTCGGCGTGCGCGCAAAGCTGGCTTATGTCGCGCCGGCCATCGTCGCGTGGGCCGGTATTTACGCGGCTGGTGTGCATCCAACGATCGCCGGTGTGATCGTCGGGCTCGTGACGCCGGTGCGCGCGTGGCTCGGGCCGGACGGGTTCATCGTCGGCATTCGCAACCAGCTCGAGCACCTCGCGAAGTCCACGCCGCACGAGCTCTCGTCGCACGAGCTCGCGGGGACGCTGCGCCACGTGGACCTCGCGCGCCGTGAAGCGACGTCGCCCGCCGAGAGCCTGATCACGACGCTCCATCCGTGGGTGGCCTTCGGCATCATGCCCCTGTTCGCGCTCGCCAACGCGGGGGTCGCCGTGTCGGGTGGGTCGCTCGATCCCGCCTCGTGGCGTGTCCTCATCGCCGCCGCCGTGGGCCTCGTCGTCGGCAAGCCGGTTGGCGTGCTCCTCGCTTGCTGGATCACGCTGCGCCTGCGGATCGCGACGCTCCCCGTGGGCCTCGGCGCGCGGCACCTCGTGGTGCTCGGCGTCGTCGCCGGCGTTGGGTTCACGATGGCCTTGTTCGTCGCGCAGCTCGCCTTTGCGGACCCGTCGCTCCTCGCCGCGGCGAAGCTCGGCGTCCTTTCGGCGAGCGGCGGCGCGGCGCTCCTCGGGCTCGGCCTCGGCCGGTCGCTCCTCACGCCGGTGGGGACGGCAGGCGCCGCGCAGACGGCCGACGAGGCGGAGAGCTCGACGGAGGTCTGA